Genomic DNA from Setaria italica strain Yugu1 chromosome V, Setaria_italica_v2.0, whole genome shotgun sequence:
ATCAAAGTGAAGTCATAGGGACATACCCAGTAAAGAACTCCCCATTCGCATGAATACACTTAACATAATCTGCATTAAGCCAAAATCGGCTCATTGCTGGCAAAGAACCTTCCCTGATGATATTATAGAACTCTGCATTAAGATTCATGATGGCTTTTGTAGCAGCATAGTATGCCTTCCATCCATTAGGTGGATTTATAGTACCCTGCTCCACCGTAAAATCCTACAAGAGTTGATTTACATTACAAGAGTGCAAACGAAGTCCAGAAATTGAAGAAAGTTTATTTCAACATAGTCACAAGGATTGTTACTAAACAGTCAAACTACACAACTATACATAATAACATCAAGGAAACAAGTGAAATTCTGAATTTAAAGCTGCGTGACTCActtaccaaaaataaaagttataTGAATTTGCCAAAGATGCATGGACAATTAGAAGGGATAATGGTATATAAACAAACATTATTATGATTTGTGACCAAGTTGGGCAAACACTAGTACACGTGCATAACGGAAACTTTCTTATTTGTCAAATGTCAATCAGCAGGATTAGATTCTGAAACGGCTATGAGAAATCCAGAAACTGAAGCAAGGTGACGTTTTTGTTGTTGTATACGGGTATAATTAATTTCCCTTCAGTTCAGAAATGGCAATGCATGCAGTAGCAAGGTTCAGGTCATTCCACATGTCTGATGCGATATGAAAGCCATGGATGGTGGATGTTTGGTTCATTCCACGTGTCTGATGAGACTCATGGATGAATCACAACGCTTTACCATAAATTTCAGCTACTGAGAGATTCTGGATTAGAGTGTGATAGGTATAACGTATAACCCGGTAAAATCAAAATCTTAGCCCTCCATCATATCCAATTAATGCTTAGAATCGAATCGTTCCGTATTGGGCCAATCCGTATCCTAGCACCTTTATCCCTCAATAAACATCCTAAGGATAATGGCATGCACCAGCAGAAATGTAATAAGCCTAATCCAAGACAGACAGTCCTAGTAAGAGTGGAACCAAGCAGTGACGGATAACTACATTGCCAATCGGACAGTAGAGAAGTCAAGGACAAGTCAAGGGATGCTTGTAGGCGCATCAGGCCCAGCAGCGCACCTTGTGGTAGAGCGCCTTCCaggcgccgtcgtcgttggcGGCGCGGCGCATGGCGGAGTTGGTCATGGAGAGGCGGCAGAGGCTGGTGTAGTCGAGATAGCTGAGCGCGTGGGTGGTGATCTCGGGGACGAGCTGCTCCATCATggaggcaccgccgccgcctccctcagGCGGGGCCGGCTCCTGCGCCTTCTTCTTGTTCTCACCGCCCACGGCCATCTCGCCGTTGGCGGACCTGGCGGCGCGGCAGCCGCAGGAGGCGCAGCCGCAGCAGTTCAGGGAAGGGGATTGCTGCgtcttggaggaggaggagggggaggaggagcggaaggCCCAGAAGGCGCCGACGAGGCAGCAGACGGCGGTGGCCCCGGCGGCGATCAGCGCCCGGACACCGTCCATGCGGACATCCAGgtcgcgggggcggcggcggtcaggggGTCGGGGTAGGGTTTGGACGGCATCCCATCCCACGGAAGAGGAGGCTAGGGTTTTGTCGTCTGGGTTGGGGACTGGGGAGAAGACGAGATGGGGAATGAATGAGCCGGGGGAGCGGGGCACGCAGGGGGTTTCCGTTTCGGATCGAGGAAGACGAACAGAAAATGGATGCGTTGGGCAGTTCCGGCGGACGCGATGCCACTATGAACAGGGGTTGGGTCGGGCTCTGCGGACCGGGACGGATCGGGCTGGATAACGCGGTCGCGTTTGGTTTTTTGGGAAATCGTCGCGTTCGGCGTTTACATCGACGGTGACAGGTCAGATGTCGACTGAAGTAGTCCTCGAATCACAACCGTGCATTGATACTTGAAAATTGACTTTCGCATATTCCATTTATTATCCCATCTTCTAATTTTCGATCAGTAGCTACGTAATTATGTAACACATGCTTATCAACTCCATCTATACTTGAATTAGGGCtatttgtttccaccctcctaaaattttagctcctaaaatcttttagacaatttttaggcacctcctaaaagtatgtttggttccactttctaaaagtgactaaaagcAATAAATATCATGGCAAAATGACCCTAGTACCCTCACTCCATGCCCATGTGAGTTCTGGCGCCAAAATTGCCCCTGTGAGTTCTGACGCCAAAATTGGTTGGCCTGCTGGCGCCATTTGTGCTGGTAAACTGGTGGCGCcaaatttttccttgttacTGTCTTATGACAGTGAGGTAGCTCCATGCGGGATTTTTTTAGCCACATGTTTATTCcattatgtaaaaaaaaaatgcacacaAATGTATACACACTCGTCCATACAAAAATTCAACACATCAATAAAATCATCATTACAAGTTGACATCTATGCTCTACTAAACAAACCATCGGCTATCCAATCACGAAACTCGTTCATGTTTCGATCTTCGTCTCCATGACGTACATTTGACACATTACCCTGAGAAGAGGATCCTTCGGCGAATGGAACATAGTTCTCATcacgatcaaccaaatcaaAGTCCACATCTCTCGAAAAACTCTCTAATAAAATTATGTAGTGCCATGCACGCAATAATTATACGGCTTTGCTTTTGCATTGGATAGCTAGGAAGGTCAAGCAATATCCTCCACTTTATCTTTAGAACTCCAAACGACCGTTCAGTGACATTACGAAGTGAAGAATGTGAGTACCTAAAGAgttcttttttacctcttggcatTGGCCCTTATCTAAACTCCGGCAAATGGTACTTGGTTCCTTTGTAGGGTGCAAGATATCCGGGTCGATTTGGGTAACTCGAGTCAACAAGGTAGAACTTACCTGCGCATTCATAATACATGAATTATGTAAGTCACAGACCTGGTGttgtaataataataaaatgcatgcaATCTAGGTCATTACCTTCAGGTGGGTGCGGAAACTTGTCtccaaacttgtcaattgcatCTTTGAAAACCCGCATGTCATGAACTGACCCAGGCCAACCGCCACCACAAAGGTaaacctcatgtcgaaatcacatATGGCCATGACATTCTGACTCGTATACCCATGTCTTCCCATATGTTGTACTACTTGGGTACTTCATACTATTACAAGAATATGAGTACCGtctattgctccaatgcaaTTGTCAAAGAATGGTGTGAACCTAGAGCTTTGCAACCTAGGATGCACAAAATTAAACTCAGGGTCCTTTGGCTTAATGATGTCAACTGCTAGCTTGTTCACACTCTCTAGCACTTTATCAAACTTTCTACAAATTATTTCTAGTGACCTTGTGAAACAGTCTTCAGCTTGTCTAAGAGATTGATATGCACCACATATCCTAGAAACAGCCCTAAAGCTTCAATTGATGACATCCTCTTAGTTGATTTCAATCCATAAGATTCAACTAGCAAACTATGCAGCCTCAGAAATCAAATCTTGACTCATTCTAAACATATTATAACAAGATGTGCTATTTCCTAGTATCCTCATGACCCATTCAAATCCACCTTCTGTTGCTATTCTGTGAGCTGCTTTGTTCATATAAGTATCGAAGTGATACATAcccaacatggcagcagcaatAGTCAAtatttttctcctcttcttcctacAATGCAAGATATAGGACTGTATTCTTTGATCAAAGTCCTCCCTgtcatcatcctcttcatcccGTTGGTCatcccattcttcttcttcctgcaacaacaaaaacaagCAAATCAGTACTGTTTGTTAGAATAAACAGCCATATTATGCAACCACCAATGATATAATTAACACATATACATAGCAATATACAAAGCATATAAACAGCAATATACAAAGCAATAAACACTAATAAAATAACACAATTCACAGCATTGAATGCACACATTCATTCAACACCTCTATACATGTCCATTAGAAATTAAACAACACAGTTGAGACATAATAAAAGGTTCTGCCATTAAAAGATAATTCTAGTTCctaacaaaagaaacaacacaaTTCAGATAGACATAGCAGTCATTCCATGTCTTCCTCAACCAAATCAAtttctcctcatcatcatcgatCATGTCAAACATATCTCTGTAGTACTCCTGCTGAAACAATCTTGTTGCTATGCCAAATTCAGTTGATGTGGGACCAGCTCTAGCCTGCTTTACCAACAAAAGATACCTCTTTATGTCATCCTTTTCCTTCTACTTATTTTTCAACTCCTTCTGTTTCTCCATCTCCCTCAGATAGTGCCTCTTTTCCAACTCAAGCTGCCTGTACTGGTGCTTTTTTTCCAACTCATCTTGTCTCTGTTTTACCATTTCTTGTATTGTTGCTTCTTCCTTACTCCTAGAAACTTGTAACTCAACAAGAAGCCCCTGGAACATCTTGACCATTGGGCTCTTACTCTTCTTATCTGGGCTTGTGGCTGTGCTAGATAAGCTATTTGTTCTCTTGTGGCTGCCACTGCTCAAAGGACTTGCCAGgaactcctcttcctcttgttcttCACCTTCATCATCACCAAAGTCTACCTCCTCATCTCCCTTCTCTTGAGTTGATAAACCTGGTATGACAGAATCTGCTCCATCCACTAAATGTCCTTTAAACATCTCCTCAAGATATCCAATATATGTTGGCACACCAAACATGAACTTTCTACATTCACTTTTTCCCTGTATAACAGTTAAGCATCTTATCAGTACAATAAAAACAGACCTAGTGCTACATATGCAAAGATAGTACATGCTAGACAACATTACAAATAGGTTACCTTTAATGCCTTATCCCACCAATCAGTTGATGCTACTATACCGCCATCAGATCTTCTCCCTAGACCTGTATCAGTTTGCATCATGTTCCAAAAtgtgtacaaagtcctacactGTGGCCACCTTTTTTTGAGTTGCTTGATAGAAAGGTTGAGTCCAGTCTTTAATAGCATTCCTTTTTTCATGTTACAATAACCTCTACGTGTCATTGCCCCTTTAAAACAATTCCCTGCCCGAATTTCCTCAACAGCAAGTTTACAATAAAAATGTGTGTTTTCCTCAGACCATTCAGCCCTGTCATGAAGATTCTATAgcagaaaagaaattgtcaCACTAAGCATTTGCAATGACacacaattcaaaaataaaatagcaaCAACACATGTTACTACCATATCAGAGGCAACATTTCATACAAGAGAAATGGAAACCATGCATATCAGGGAGAGTGTTTCAGAGAGGGGAAGCAATTTACCTGAGAGAGAGAGTTTCAGAAGGCATGCCCTATTCTTCTTTGCCGGCATCAACATTCACTGGATTTTGATAGCCGTGGCCTGCAGAGAAAGCTTCACCACGTCCTCCTCTCAAACTTCGACCACCATGGCTACCACCTCTCCCTCCAACCGAAAGTTTGCCTCGGCCTCGTCTAAAACCAACTTTACCCCCGATCAAACCTTTGCCGCGACCACGCCCTCTGCCGGCGGCTGCTTGCACACTCACTCCAGGGGCCCGACGAGGGACTGCCTGCTCAAAATCGGGCTCATCACTTTGAAAAAACTCTTGGTAGGACTGAATATCGGATTAGAAGTCTGCTTGTGATTTGAGATCCAAATGCTCCATGTGCTGCCGGGGAGCGGACAGAGAGGGGGCCGCCGGCGGAAATAACGGGGTGAGGTCGTCTTCGTCCGCATCAAGCGGGGATCTACGGAAGCTGGTGGCACCGGAGGAGGAGCCTTGAGATAGAAAGTCCCTGTAATTGTACTTGTCCATCAGGCGCGGCCGAATTGGGGAAGGGGACGGCGCAATCCACCTGCGCACGAAATTAAATCAGCAATAGGAAGGAAGAATCATAGATCGAGAATAGGAGAGGGAAGAAACTCACCCCGCAGTCCTAGGAGTTCATCACAGACTGGATGACGGCGGACACCGCGAGTAGGAGGACAAGGACGAGCCGCGAGGAtacggcgggtggcggcggcagggatcCGGCGGGGGAGCGCCTGGACGGCGATTTGTGGCGGCGTCCGACGGCGTCGAAAGCGGATCTAGCGGCAGGCGAGTTGGGGGAGCGCAGGGAACGGCGACAAGGATTGCGGGGTCTGCAGCCCGGGGAGGTTGGACTAGGGGCGGCGGACTGGAGGGGGAGGGCGCGGACGGAGTTTCTTGACcacgggcgccggcgaggtAGGCGGATCTAGCGACAGCGGGGATGGGGGAGGCAGGTTTGGGAGGCGGCGGGGTTGAGGGAAGGCGGGTCTGGCGCACGGGGGGAGACGGGGTCTGGCGTGCGGTGGAGGTAGGTGCGGGGTAGGAGCGGTCCAGAACCGATTTTAGTCGGTTTTAGAAGGGGGGTGAGGGCCTAAAAGATTTGGACctcctaaaagattttagtCAATTTTTAGGAGAAGTGTTTGGCACTTTAGtcacattttagtcactttttaggagctaaagttttaggagggtggaaacaaacaggtcCTTAGAGAAGCTTTGTGTGATATATGTCGATCAAGAGGGGTGATAATGAAAAAACAATATGGTGGAAATACCACCTGTAGCACCACAAATAAGAGAGATAGTAATCGGAGACTACGAGATAAGTTTGTGAGatattatttttatgattttaaaATAGACTCTCCTATAGATATTTCTTTACTATATTTTAATGGTGGATATATTTTCACATATATTTAAAATCGACTCCCCTAACTCCATTGATGATACGCTTAAAGAAGCACCATAGGAGGTATATTGACCAACATCGATGAGTGTAAGGATAAAAGGATAGATGTCACAGGACACTGTAAAGAAGAGGCAGAGATAGGGAAGTTATAGTTGAAAATAGCAAAACCACAAATAAGAGATATAGTGAGTTAGAGATGAAAGATGGTACGAGATATATCGGATAGTGGTTTAGTAATGTAGATATATCtagataaaaaggaaaagaaaaataggcTATTgtttcatagttttttttccttttacaaaCCATTTTTGTTTAAATGATTATGTCACATTAAACTACACATGGTACGACCATACTGTAATGCACCTTTTTCTGGATGGTATCGTAAAAGGCCCACAAATAGCATGCTAACCTCTAAGTGCAATGATGGTCTGTATTTGATGAGTTTGTGAGCTTGCTAAGCTATTTTAGGCATTTCTAGCTATGCTAATGACATGTCTTCCTAGCACACGCGAGAAATGGACTATCCACGGTAGCAACAGTAATAATATAATTAGGATATAACCACGAAGCCATGCAGATAGAGATGGAGCCAGAATCTGGGGGGCTATGTGAAGTGATTTCTTAACGTATGTTGAACCCATATGTACTGGGGATATAATAAGTATTTGCCATCTGAAAAGGTCACTCCTTGAGAAGCCATTATTAGAATGTAACCTACATATTTACCATCGGAAAGAGAATTATGTCAACACATTTAccatttttgctgatgtggtaaGCCACCTCCTCGTGCCAGCGTGGATTGGCCACGTGCAATGACCCTGCTACCCCTGCATCTCTCCCTGTAGCGCCTGTGAGTTTGCTTTCTTCCCCCTCTCATCTCTATGATGGGTGGGacccacccttcttcttccacctccagtGCTCCTTCTGCGCCTAGGACACCTGCTCACGCTCGATGAGTTTCGGATGTCGCGGCCCAAGGCCGGCAAGCTCATCGTCAAGACCAAAGGTCCCTCTCTTTTCCCTTCCCACCCGGCTCATTCCATTGCTTTCACTTCATTTCAACTTTCAATCTAGATGCAAACAATTATGCCTCTTATGCATGATGCCTTTATGGCTGATGGGATGGTGATTACTAGATGCACAAGCTCGGTGATTTGATTCATACGGGCGAGAATTCGAGGTATACATGCAATCTCATTCAAGAATTCTTCTCAGGCAGCTTGGGGTCATCATCGTGGGTCAAGATGCGTAGCTTCAATTCCAACTCCACTACAGgctccacctcctgctcacTCGTCGCCTCCGAGGCGTCCCCGTGCCACTCTTTCCCCTCCTCATCCCTCGAGGACCTCCAAATGCTGCTCATGTCGGACTGCGTCGCGACCATGTGCTCTGCCTCCCCGTCGCTGCACATCTTCCACTGGTCTGGATCCTACGTTCACTCCAGCAATCGACATCCCCCGTCATGCTCGCCAACGGCTGTGTAGGGGAGCTCCCCGTCCTCGGATTGCGCTGGGGGCCGTACACGGGGGACGGCCGAAGTGGGATAGATCAGACGGCGCCCGCACGGGGCTAGATGCGCGGGGCCTGGCCAAAGCGCGGCGGTGGCGAACGACGCACGGGGTCGGActggagggtggcggcgacggaTGGTGACAGGGGCGGTAGACGCGCGACAGCCAACCTCTCCTTTGCTCGCCCTTGGTCACCTCCATCCTTGCTCATCCATGGTTggctggaggtggaagaagaagggtgggtCCCACCAGTCATAGAGataggagagaggaagagagcaAATGCACAGGCTTGAGGAAGAGATGCAAGGGAAGAAGGGTCATTTTACCTGACCAATCCATGCCGGCACGACGAGGTGGCTTGACACATAGGAAAAATGACAAATTTGTTGATTAAACTTCACTTATGTGGCTAGGTTCCATTTTAAAACTAGCTTCTCAAGGAGTGATCTTTCTTAGGATGTCAAATAATTAAACATTCCTATGTACCGTGGCAATGCTACTCCGCTTACTACACCTACACCAAAAGCTAAGCTATATATATGCTTGTCTAAGGTGTTGGACACTATCCATTGCCCATTGCATAGAGTAGACAACTAAAAAAAATAGACagctaaaaaaaattgaaaatataGAATGGTCAGGGGCTAAATGGCTCATAGGCTCCTGTGCGCGGGTGGATCTTCACAATTTACTTGTTTGCTTTGCATTGGTGATGATGTGGCATGGCGATGCCATCCTACTTAAGATGAACATTTGTCAATAAGTATATGTTATCAGTATAATTTtctgtttcagaaaaaaatCTGCATTCGCCGGAACATGTGAATTAATGTACAATTCGAATTGAAGAAAATTAAACAGAATCAAGGAAGGAAATtcataagagcaactccaagagactgctaatcttaccctaatactttttttggaaaaaagagaaaaaacgaactccaacagtccacccaaacatttcctaattttttttagcaATGCTAGAAAACaacctaccaccgcgtatattttaacGTTGGCATCCCTCCctcaatcctgattcccgcacgctcgcgcgtcccttccgatgggcccaatacgatgacgtggcctgttttaaaatattgggggctatttattagcgatcttcTGTgaattgatatgtttttgggagaaattttttttgaaggaccccaatacatagttttggggaagaattttttgaaatatttttggAGTTGCTGTAAGCAGCAGTCAGCAGTGTTATTGATGGTGGGAGATATTCAATGGGCTGCTCTTATTGTGCGGCCTCAATGGGCCTCAATAGCACATGCGAATCAATTGGGCCTCagccagcggcagcagcagaggcGCCCGACGGGAGTTCGGCGTGGTCGAGAGAGAGACGTACGCCATAAACATCCGTCGCCCCCGAGCACGTCCCCTCGCCTGTGCTGCCCCGTTCCTTTCTCCTCCAGCAAGTAAAC
This window encodes:
- the LOC101777596 gene encoding F-box protein SKIP8; protein product: MDGVRALIAAGATAVCCLVGAFWAFRSSSPSSSSKTQQSPSLNCCGCASCGCRAARSANGEMAVGGENKKKAQEPAPPEGGGGGASMMEQLVPEITTHALSYLDYTSLCRLSMTNSAMRRAANDDGAWKALYHKDFTVEQGTINPPNGWKAYYAATKAIMNLNAEFYNIIREGSLPAMSRFWLNADYVKCIHANGEFFTGYNAVMGGWSLLFNWGQDGGQGVGFQIRDVRVRVLGEVAWVNLKANIDLDPVLCHVTNVFEFRNGRWYMVHHHSSLMAEPAPHNMFG